Below is a window of Cytobacillus firmus DNA.
TGCTTCAACAGATATCCCTGACGTATTGGAACTGACAATGCTCCCTGGCTTGCGGTGCTGGTCTACTTTTTCAAATACCTGCTTTTTTATGCTGAGGTTTTCCACAACAACTTCAATAATCCAATCGACATCTTTCAGACGCTCCATATCATCTTCAAAGTTTCCTGCCTCAATCAAAGCTATATTTTTTTTAGAAGTTAATGGAGCAGGCTTTTGTTTTAACAGCTTTTGGCGGTTTCCTTCACTGATTCTATTGCGGACTTCTTTATTTTCAAGAGTAAGCCCTTTTGCCTTTTCGGCATCCGTTAATTCGCGAGGCGCTATATCCAGTAAAAGTGTTGGAATTCCGATATTGGCCAAATGGGCTGCGATCCCCGATCCCATGACTCCGGAGCCTAATACTGCCGCCTTTTTTATTTGTTGGATCAACTTTATTTCCCCCTTTTGCTTTTTTGAATGAATACTCATTCATTTTATTTTCAAAAAAAATATGCATCTCTTCTGAATGAGTTCTGTTAATTATAACTATAAAATATTTGCAAAATTTACGCAACGATTTTAAGCGGAAATTTAAAAATGTTTTGAAATTTAATGGTGTCCAGCTGTAATTTTTTTGTGCAATTTGTGATAAGTGTTTTGGACACTCTAAAAAGGAAACATTCTTAGTTCGTGAGCGGAGGTGAAAGAAATGGGAAAAATGAAAAAAGATCCTTCTAAGGCAGGAGTCAGCGCTGCAAGTGTCCAGGGAGATGCGGGCCCGACTGTTGAAAGGGAAGGTCCTAAAAAGAGAAACAGCCAAAATAATCAATATAAGCGATGATCCGTTTTAGAGTCAGGCTGCCTTAAAGTTTGCATTATGCATATAGGTAAATCATCTTCAGCAGAATAGCAAATATTTTTCAGAGGCAAGATATGTTCGAATAACGCTATTAGAATTGGAGGAACAAATTATGCAGCAAAATATGAACATGCAGAATCAGCAGGGTATTATGCAGCAGCCTCCTGCTGTCATTTCCACTAAAGATTCCCTTTACTTAACAGACATGCTTTCCTGGAATCTTCTTGCCTGTAAAAAAGCGCATTTTTACGCGCAGCAATGCCAGGACCAGGAGCTAAAAACACATTTCGAGCAATGCGGCCAAATGCATCAGCGTCACTATGAGCAGCTGCTTGTTCATTTAAACCAGCAAAGTCAGCAAAACTTTATGGGAATGCAATAGGAAGGAGTCTTGAAAATGAACCAGAACCAGAATCCAAATACGATTCAAAATCCCGAAACACAGGTGAATAAAACACCGCAAATGAATGAGCGGGACTTTACAAATGATATTCTGACTACTGAAAAGTATATGACAGATGCCTATTCGGTTGCCTTAAATGAGGCAAGCCACCAGAGCCTGTATCAGGATATTCTTGCGGCATTTAATGAAACACAAAACCAGCAAAGAGAATTCTATAACCTAATGTTCAAAAAAGGCTGGTATAAGGTTGAAGCCGCAGACCAGCAAAAACTCCAGCAATCTTATCAGCAGTTCCAGGGCTATACGAATCAATTGCCTTATGGCAATGGCCAGATGCAATAAGAAAAGCGGAAGCGCCTTGTCCCCGAAGGAACGCAGACTAAGAACGCCACGTCCTCCCAAAAGCTACCGCTTTTGGTCGTGCGATGGTTATGCTGACGAAGCCTTCCTTGTCCTGCGGGCCTCAGGCATAAGACGGTTCCTGGAAGAAGGCGTTCTTCCTTCTGCAAGGAAACGGCTTATGACCTCGATGGGGTAGGCGCTCCTCCTAAAAGCTAACGCTTTTAGTCGTGCGATGATGATGCTGTCGAAGTGTTCCTTGTGGAGCTAGACAATTATCGAATTTGCAATATGCTTAAAAAAACCGCTGCTTTTGATGGCAGCGGTTTTTTTAAATACAAAATGTCTTTACTTTTTTTTGCTTCTCATCTCTTCATTCAGTGTTTTAATTTCAGATATGAGAGTTTTCATTTCTTCTTTTGCATCAGGATATGTATCATTCCAGTGCTTGGCTAAAGGCGGCATGGATTTCGCAATAAAAGAGTACAGTGCCCATGCTTCAACCTTTTCTTTTAACTCCGGAGAGGCCTCGCCGATTAGGAGTTCGGTATATTTTTCAAGCAGGCCATCCAGCTGTTCCTTCAATTGATCATTCATCAGGAATCCTCCTTTTACTGCTGCAGGAGTGTGGACAAGTCCCGCATCGTTTACCGCTGCTGGTCAAGTAAGAGTAGCAGCATGTTTTTCTGGGCCGCACCATTTCCCCGGTGTTTTCACTCAATATTTTCCTGCTGTCAAATTTCTTTAAGGGATTCGTATTTTCACAGCCGAATAAATTGCCCGGAGCTTCCTCCAGGATAAACCTATAATCTTCAGCCGCCCTTTCTGAATGCATTTCCAAGGGTAAAATCTTATCGTAAAGCCAGAACAGATAAATCGCTATATTCTCCCAAAGAATTAGTCTAGAGACTTTTCCTTCGCTAGCTATTCTATTGATCAGCGGAAAGATATGGCCCTTAAATAGAGTCCTCACCGCATCCTCTCTCCATTGATCCCTATCCATCCCAGCCCCTTGACCCTGAAGGCGGACAAAACGAAAACCCGGAAGCCACAGCCCATCTCTTTCCTGACTGACAATTGTAATATTTTCATGCCTGATATCCAATTTCACATTCCAGGACGTCATGCAGTATAAGTAAATGACAGGCAAAAAGGCATACCTTTTTATTAAAATTGAAGCCGCCGTTTTGTTATCAGGTGCTCCTAACTGGTTTTTCACTGCTTCCAGATATGCACCCGTTTGAGTTGGGTCCAGCAAATTTTCCACTTTAATGGTTAAAGGAGAGCTCTTCCCTTTCCGGGCAAGTCTGAATTGCCCGAGAGCTTCTTCCTGTTCGCCTGTTAATTTAATCATCCCTGAAGTCCTTGCCCCTTTAAAATACATCGCCCTTTTCCATATGGGATGCATAGCGGTGTGCCGAATAATGGGTCAATCGTTACTTCGCATTCCATGCCAAACACGTTTTTAACCAATCCGCAATTAATGACATGTTCCGGCTTGCCCTGAGCAAAAACCTTTTGATTTTTTATCGCAACAATATTATGAGCATAGCGGCAGGCCAAATTCAAATCATGAAGCACCATGACGATGGTACGCTTTTCCTTTTCATTCAACTCGAATAATAAATCAAGTATTTCAATTTGATGTGTCATATCCAAATAGGTTGTTGGCTCATCCAACAGAATGGTATCTGTATCCTGTGCCAGAGTCATGGCAATCCAGGCCCTTTGACGCTGTCCCCCTGATAGCGAATCCACTGTCCGGTCTTTCAATTCTTCCATTCCTGTTGCCTTCAAAGCATTTCTGAC
It encodes the following:
- a CDS encoding YuzL family protein, with product MGKMKKDPSKAGVSAASVQGDAGPTVEREGPKKRNSQNNQYKR
- a CDS encoding spore coat protein; this translates as MNQNQNPNTIQNPETQVNKTPQMNERDFTNDILTTEKYMTDAYSVALNEASHQSLYQDILAAFNETQNQQREFYNLMFKKGWYKVEAADQQKLQQSYQQFQGYTNQLPYGNGQMQ
- a CDS encoding YusU family protein, which produces MNDQLKEQLDGLLEKYTELLIGEASPELKEKVEAWALYSFIAKSMPPLAKHWNDTYPDAKEEMKTLISEIKTLNEEMRSKKK
- a CDS encoding IucA/IucC family C-terminal-domain containing protein codes for the protein MIKLTGEQEEALGQFRLARKGKSSPLTIKVENLLDPTQTGAYLEAVKNQLGAPDNKTAASILIKRYAFLPVIYLYCMTSWNVKLDIRHENITIVSQERDGLWLPGFRFVRLQGQGAGMDRDQWREDAVRTLFKGHIFPLINRIASEGKVSRLILWENIAIYLFWLYDKILPLEMHSERAAEDYRFILEEAPGNLFGCENTNPLKKFDSRKILSENTGEMVRPRKTCCYSYLTSSGKRCGTCPHSCSSKRRIPDE
- a CDS encoding ABC transporter ATP-binding protein is translated as MTAGQAIATKDLTLSYGDTIIINELDLEIPKGEITVFIGGNGCGKSTLLRSIARLLKPKSGAVLLEGEAVAKLSTKDVARKMAILPQSPSAPEGLTVLQLVKQGRYPYQTWLKQWSTEDELKVRNALKATGMEELKDRTVDSLSGGQRQRAWIAMTLAQDTDTILLDEPTTYLDMTHQIEILDLLFELNEKEKRTIVMVLHDLNLACRYAHNIVAIKNQKVFAQGKPEHVINCGLVKNVFGMECEVTIDPLFGTPLCIPYGKGRCILKGQGLQG